TGCTGTCTTACCAACTCAATTGTTCTCAATAGCTGGCTTAACCCCTCGAGCGCATAATACTCACACTGTATTGGCAAAACAACATAACCGGCGGCTGCAAGGACATTTACCGTGAGAAGCCCCAGCGAAGGAGGACAGTCGATGATAATAAAATCATAATTATCCTCTACATGCGCCAGAGACTGTTTGAGCTTTGTCTCGCGGGACATCATTGACATTAGTTCAATATCTGCTCCCGCGAGGTCGAGTCGCGCAGGTACTAGGTCAAGCCCGTTGGAATCAGTGCGCACAATCACATTCTTGATATCTTCGTCGTTGATTAATACATCATATATGCATTTATTCAATTCTGACTTGACTACGCCAACTCCGCTTGTTGCATTTCCTTGTGGGTCGGTATCA
The DNA window shown above is from bacterium and carries:
- a CDS encoding AAA family ATPase: MTQILAVVNQKGGVGKTTTSVNLAACLGAAGKHVLLVDTDPQGNATSGVGVVKSELNKCIYDVLINDEDIKNVIVRTDSNGLDLVPARLDLAGADIELMSMMSRETKLKQSLAHVEDNYDFIIIDCPPSLGLLTVNVLAAAGYVVLPIQCEYYALEGLSQLLRTIELVRQHLNPDLEIAKVLLTMFDYRTNLSMQVVEEVRKFFGDKVSSVVVPRNVRLSEAPSHGKPIISYDPKSRGAEAYTKFAAEVIEFGEEVSR